GGCATAACACTATTATCTTGATAACCAAATGGTCATCATAGCCGGAAAATATAACTTACAGTagactttttcattttttcacccttctcatttttcttaaacaaattatcataaaaaataatagataAATTTGAGATTCATCAATAAGCTCTTGGCTGAAGATTATCGTTTTTTTTCCTCATCactccttttatatattttatcttgATAAATTTTAGAACAAAAGTtttagttttattaatttttaccATTTTGAATATGTGTAAGTTAAATACAAAGTAAAATAATGACAATAAACTCCAAATTATTCTTTTTCTAAGAGAAGAGCTCAAATctaaatcataaaataaatcgaCTTGAAGGTTATTTCAAACTGAGTGCTACGAGCTAAATAGACGGTTGTGTGCATCAACGAACAACTTGGGAGGATTGATGTTTGGCAAGGCGCGTAATTTGTGTTATTTGATAGTGTAACAAGATATTGCACTTAGAGATTCTTTGGTTAAAAAATGTGGTGTATGAGGCCACAAGCCTTGTGTCAAATTAAGTGTTCGAATGGTGAACGAGTTAGGTGAAGAACGCCAGAGGCTAATGTAGTGAAGTATTCCATGTATTTAGGtttcatgaaattgaattaTGTTTGCGTGACTGATGTAAATTGAGAAACAAGAGGAGTAATGTCATAGATATAGTTTATTGGTACTTGAGTTGATGAACTGGGTAAAATTCAACATTTGAGGTCGGAAGTGTTAGCACGAAGTTGGTTATTCATGCGTAAAAGATGGAACGGGTCACAATAGAATATGAAAGACTTATTACCTACTTTGAAAAGATTTGAGCTCAATTCGGGTGGCCACGGGTAATACTTGAGATATCTTGTACTTTATACCAGGTCAGATTTGCTCATTTAATGTCAGGTGGCCAATTAATATATCATCGGGACGGTTGCCCAAGTTTCCTATTTTCATCAGAGTGATGGGGAAATTAGTTGCTTTTTACTGATTTTGCATAGTAGGATACTTATTAGTATGGCTGACCAAACATGACATTTGGAGATTTATATGTGATTTGACATTGACTAGCGGTTTAGAAGCTTGAATTTGATAAGACAAAGTTACCGGATTTGGAATCACCACAATTGGCACTGAATAGGTcagtatgaaaaaaaataaaaaaaataaaaaccagCTTAGAGCGGGCAAGAGTTCTTTTACCCAGCAAGAGGAGTTCATCTTTTAGAGTTACAATGTCTACCAACGTGTTTTCCAAAGGTTCGTGGTACCAATAACGATATTGACGTGTGTGAAAGAAAGATGAGTTAGAATCGAATATTTTACGGTACAAGTTTGATAGTGGGTTGTTGCAGCCGAGGAATTGATGTGGCTATAAAAGGAAGACTTAGGAGTGAAATACTTTCATTTGGCCATTTTACAAGTCTTGGAGAGCTAGGGTTCTAACACCCACACTtggggattgaagatttgaatactttgatgagaaatttgttactcttttactcatttcttcaattccttgttttgtaTTGTATATTTAGGTGTTTAGAATTTTATTCCATcactttaatcttgtttatgaaaatattcatttGCAAAGTTGGATTAAATCTCTTGctatgcttatgtattgaatgatttttatttctaatgaagtgggtctttacctttttaattaatcttgttctttaaagCTTCTTaggggattagctaaccctaggactcgccatttacttcaatttgagctcggaagaggaaaattAAGATtgagaaagattaattaacaaggatTTTGGGTTTTAAACCCCAGCTTATAACTTGAGCTATGAATAGAAAAGttaacttgaggttaaattggtTGTGCTTAACtacacactctaaggcttggaagagcttagagtgaaattcattgatttggttggaagactttcaatgaaattttagaaatcattatctattaacataaactcgctcttaattataaaatacattggatcgttacttgagttatttcccttgtatccatgcttgtggccattgatcattttacttgctttctaggttaattttatctttgttagtttttaaatcaaaaaccaaatATTGAAAATGTGTTTGTCTTAGCGTAGTTGGTGATAAATCCTTAACTTTCTTAATCGCCTTTATATTGTTCTATGTGGGATCGACctcgactcatagttgggtaaattatattgcgacgactatgaacactttctctttgaggagtggatttggacgttatcaaccCCTTGGATACAAACCTAATATGCATATCAACACAAAAATACGCTGTGAAACCACCCGTgccctcggaattcccaacggaggtcattTTGACTGGGTCAACCCCCAACTTAGGTTTCCAACCAAGGACCCAAAATGCTCCCGAGTGgctcgggaaccgaaccaattGCCCAACCAAGTTATAAATGACTCTCCGAACCTCATGGAATTGATGGACTTCctaaaaaggttcgtttacccaaaggtcaactattggtcaacgttttttttcactttaagcctctAATTCCCTCAAAACCAATTCGGATCGCCTAAGGAACCGCACTACCCATCCCCACGAGTCAAACATGCTCTAACAGATTGAAGGGAAGGCTCATCAGGGGTAAAAAGGTCAAAAAGCCTAAACGAgcaaacgggttgttacattACTAAAATTGGACCTCTGTACTGGTGCACTAGCTGAAGAGGGAGCAtgtcttgattttgatttcttaaTGAACTAGCGATTACCACTTCCTTGAGATCCCCCATGGCTGAAATTTATAGTAGACTTAACTCTTTTGCTGAATTCCCTGTCCTTCTCTTACTGTAGCTATTCTTCCTCCTTCAGCCTGTCTTCGTTCCTTTTGAACAAAGGCAATCGTCTTAGTGATGGTGATGTCATTGTTCTGAGCAGCTATATTAGTATCAATAAATAAACGGTCTGAAAGCCCCAACACAAACCGCCTAACTATGGCCCTCATATTGCCCACCATGTCCGGAGCATACTTGGCCAGAGCGACGAACCTGAGGTAGTACTCGTTCACACTCATCTCATTCTGTTTAAGTCTCTCAAACTCTAAAGCCTTATCTTCCAAGACCTCAATGGGTAGAAAATGCTCAATAAACGCGTCTGTAACTCCTTCCAAGTCGCAGGAGCCGTATCTTCCCTTCGGGACTCTTCCCATATTTCATACCAGGTGTTACTAACATCCTTCAGCTGGTACGCAGCAAGCTCTGCTGCCTATATGTCTGTAGCATGCATCACTCGAAATATCTTCTGAACCTCATCAATGAAATTTTGCGGATCCTCACCCTTTTTGGATCCTTTGAAAACTGGAGGTTTCATGTTGAGGAACTCCATGCATCTGGAACTAGCCATCCTATCATTAGCACCTATCCCCTGCCTCTGAGCCTGAGTAGCAACAATTTGGGTGAGCAACTGGATAGCTCCCCTGACATCCATATCTAAAGCAGTGGGCGGCGGAGTAACTGGGACCTCCGTAGGCACTCAGTGCGGTGGGGGTGCAATTGGGGGTCCGAACTTGATGCGGCTCTACGGGCTTCGAGGTTCACCTCTTGGCTTGATCTCGATATTAACCCTCTGGCCAGTGGCTGAAGTTCTCTTATTGTACTTTCTATTGGGAGGCATTTTCTAAAATACGTAACGCACACGAGTTAGAAGAGTTCCTGAAGTCATAGCTCTATTTGCACGTTCTAGAATAAGAAAGAAGTGAGgcaatcctgaatgtcttggtagtTCACCATTTATACTTGAGGCCGGCACacacaaataaaagaaactccactggacacggcttcatagactccctaggacacttaaacctagtgctctgataccaagctttatCACGTcccgaacctgggcctggacgtaacacggcatcCGGTGCCTGACTGCGTGTGACCGAGCGAATCAACTGGCTGCTGAATTAACATGTGATATCACAACATACTGAATGcgaaaaataaactaacacaTGCTAATATACTGAAAGTCTGAATGATAAAAATCAAAATGCGAAAACACTAATATAAGTCTGAAGCATAAATTATAGCCAACATGGCTTAACATGAAAAGCCTGCGACTATGGCTAACTGTCACTCAAGTCTATGACACCTCTAATGAAGTCGAAAACAACATCATTGTCGGGGACAAGGCCTAAATGTACGTAAATCGAAAGATCAGAAATAATGACAATGTCGCGAAATATTGGGGCTCATTAATCAGCTGATACTAGAAATCCTAGCGAGCAGAttcgtcgtcctgtaaatcgtTACCTGCATCGCAAAATGCAAGCCCCGggaaaaagggacgtcagtacatttgaattgcactgtatgtaaagcaactgaaagaaagaactgtTAGTACTGAAACTCAACTAATAACTGATAACTGAAGTGAATAAAAGAAGTAAAGATACGAATACTTCCTATTCCGAATGGAAAATCACCTGTTTAACTTAAATCATAATATGTGGCCTTAGGCCCAGTATATGTGCACAAATCTGTGGCCTCGGGCCcaagtatatgtatacatatctgTGGCCTTAGGCTAAAAAACACACGTGTTCAACATTAAAACAATTTATATAAAAGAACTAAGAATCATGCTAAAAGATACAACACTAACATACTGAGCAATGATTTactgagacatgtattcatgaactgattatgagACTTAGAGCCCTAACTATTTATAAACATTCTGAGTAATCTAGATTGAGATTCATGAGTATCAAACACAAGTATATATTAATTACGTACTAAGTCACAATATtcggaatgaaagtcatgaacgaaTTATGTAACTAGAGAATAGAAGCTCTGTAACTATTCAAGGAACTAAGCTTGactatatttctgaggcaattcGTAATGTTGTAAAAGAACGTGGTGTAGGGAGAACATTAACATACccaaacgtagagagttagcctcacatgcCTTAACTCCAACCTTTAAGAAGAATACAACGTTCGTCACCCCTTtaaactttaatctatagcaatacaAGTCAAGGGGAATCAATATTAGCAAGGATACTCATGCTTTTTTAATCTacgcattttatcaaacacttggtgggcataaagctccacaaccttcattaatggtgtttcttcatCCAATTACCCAACCTCTTgattctaggtgattctacaatctcaaataGATAgaattaacatcattcttcaaCCCCCCATATGATTATAATAACCCTAAGTCAACAATATAAACCATacatacatttcttactatctaaTCCATTAACTTATCTCTCAAAAACTTAGTGTCCATAATCACCAATTCAAAGCTATAATCGATTGGAATAGGAAAGTTTTaaataccttaatcgctccaaaacacTCAGAGAAGAAACCAACTTtggagaagaatcccaaaagtaAGAACTTGAATCCTTGAGAAGGGTTTTCTTGAGAACCTTAGGATTGTAAAGTAGAATATTGTTAATAATCCGTATATGggtgttactttttttttttaatatgatggAATAATACTTGGGGGTTTGAGGAAGAACTCACCTTAGGAGGTTTGGGGAGGTTATAGGGCCTTTCCTCCTCAAAAAGTCGGCAAAAAAGGAAGTGGAGtgaataatttttgaaaatttcacgCTCTGTACCTTTATAGCCAAGCACGACCTGCAAAATGCAGGTGTGACCTGCTGGACGCTGACCAAACGCAGATTGTGATagtaaaatatgatttttggtGTTCAAACTGCGAAACGCAGGTTGCGCCGTAGACTGAACCTACGAAACGCAGGTTGCGCCGCAGCCTGTTGCAAGttagtaaaatggtcataactttttactcataTGTCCTTTTTAGCTTCACCATATATCGttgaaaaggtatttcaaaggaatacaactttcatgttttaagttttcttaaattcccaacggattttcacgtAAACTTGTTGGAAGGAAGACCTACCGtaaacttagtcgattctacTGAATTTTATGCACCTCACTATTCGTTTTGATTCCGAAGCAACTAGTTCCACCCAAACTCATATCGATAAGGCTTCATATGGCTAAAATTtcacattaatactcatttaatatATTCACACCTAATCCATATTCATGGAGTGTTACAATCTGCAACTACCTTcactagaattttctttttcatcattttcttctaaCTCTTCTCTTTTAtgcatttttcctttcttatttCCGAGATGACCTAGCATACAACAACTTGATTGTtgttttttttgctcttctacCCTTAGAAACTTCTTGACAGCCTATTCAACATCCGGATCATCAAGTAGAATTGACTAATCTATGATAAAGATTCGGACCACGATTTGAATTTCACACAGGATAGAAAACTATCATGCTTTCTTACAAAGTGGTTTTTGCCTATTGGAGATAATAACTTCCTGAGCACATTTATTTGGGCTAAACTATGAAAAGTTTACATTCCTTAAAACTTAAAGCATTTTATTTGTATTATAAGACATAATAAACTTATGTCAAATGAACTTCGTTTTACTAGAGGGATTATTGAATCACTGAAATGTGAACAATTTGATGCTAATGCAAAGGATACCTCGCACATTATCAGAGAATGTCGAAAGTATCAACAAATATGGAAGCACTTCATTTCACAAAATGATATTAATATTATGAATGCTAAGCCTATGCTTGAGTGGCCTGATCAGATTATCAATGATATCTCGTCTGCATAGTATAACACCACCCGTGTAATTTCAATTATGTGGCCTAtatggaaagagagaaatactAATTTGATTGAAAAGAAATGTCTACCTATTAAAATTATTAGTAAAAATTGTTGAACTATTCCCAGGTCAAGTTCCTACTTTTAAAAGAAGCCAAACTAATCGTTTGGTTTCAACTTTTTGCAGGAAAGATAAAGTTGAACACTGATGGTAGTGTCAAGATTGGGACTGAAGACGTCGTATTTGGAAGGATCTTTAGTGATGATTGATGTAAATGGTTGTTGGAATACACAGGTAAGGTGAAACCCACGTCCAACCTCACTACATAATTATAGAGCATGAAAAAAGAGCTAAACGTAGCTAAGATAATGGGTTACCAAGAGGTAAAGGTAGAAACAAACTGTCTTCTTGCTATCAAGCATATTAAGGACGGAGATATTCAACATCATCCTCTTAGGGACACTATTGAATACTGTAGATACTTGTTGAATGTCAACAAGGCCACTATTAAACACATCTGGAAAGAGGCAAACCAATGTGCCGATTTTCTGACAAATGAAGAATACAAGCACAATGAAGATTTGATAATTTGGGGAAATTGTAGAATTCTCAAGCTACTCAGAGGGAATActttgttattgatgatgagaATAGCCGAGTACATGTGCTCCATTTATAGGAGTGAAGATACATAGAGACCTTAGCCTACTACACTTGAAATACATGAGTTCTATGTTAATACAAACAATACTACCTAAGCCTTATCATGACTCAACTAGATACATACAAGAGTTTGAACACAACTACAACTCAAGTAGCCGGATAACAAACACTAATGTATATCCGGTATATCCTGTATATCTTTGTGTATATCCGGTATATCCTGTATATCAGGATCCTTATCTTCAACACTTCCCCTCAAGCTAGTGGATGGAGGAACTGCCACTCCTAGCTTGCTTAAAACCAAGAAACACTTGCTTTGTCAAGGCCTTAGTGTGTATATCAGCTAGTTGATCCTTTGACCTTACAAACTGTGTTAGCAATTGTCCTCTAGCCACCTTTTCCCTAACAAAGTGGTAGTCCATTTCAACATGTTTAGTCCTTGCATGCATCACAGGATTAACAGTCATATATAGAGCACTCAAGTTATCACAGTACAATATAGGGACTCTTTTAATGTACACGCCAATATCATGAAGAATGTAGGTGATCCATGTCATCTCAGCTGCAGTAGATGCTAAAGCTCTATATTCAGCTTCAACACTTGATCTTGCTACTGTAGATTGCTTCTTGGATGCCCAAGAAATGCAGTTTGCTCCAAGATAGATGCTGTAACCTGTAGTTGATCTCCTAGTAGTTGGACAACCTCCCCAATCTGCATCTGAATAACCATATAACCTGCAAGAAGACTGTGAGATAATCCTGAGACCATGCTGCAGAGTTCCTTTGACATATCTGAGGATTCTTTTGACACCTAGAAGATGCTCACTATTAGGACTCTGCATAAACTGACTAGCCAAGTTGACTGCATGAGTGATATCAGGCCTGGTGAGTGTTAAATACTGGAGACTCCCAACAATGCTTCTATACAAAGAGACATCAACAGGACTGCCTGTTGCTTCTTGTAATCCATGTTTCTGAGCCAGAGGTGTATGCACTGCTTTGGCCAGTGTCATGTCAGTCTTATGTAGAAGTTCAGCAGCATACTTGCTTTGACTCAAGTGAATTCCTCCTGAGAACTGCTTGACTTCAATGCCTAAGAAAAAATGGAGAGGACCAAGATCTTTCATTGCAAACTCTTTGCCTAGTGTGACGATAATCTCTGAGACATGCTCAGAATTACTTCCTGTTATTATGATATCATCTACATACAGCAAAAGCAAAATTGTGCTTCTTTTGCAATGTAGGATAAACAAGGAAGAGTCTGCCTTGCTGCAAATGAATCCTAGATGAAGTAAATGTAGGCTGAATCCGTCAAACCAGGCTCTAGGTGCCTGTTTGAGGCCATACAGTGCTTTCTTTAGGACTTGTAAATGACCATGTAGAAAGGCATTTTTGACATCTAGCTGCTTGATCTGCCAATTTGAGCTGACTGCAACTGACAACACAACTCTTATGGTAGTGGCTTTAATCACAGGGCTAAAAGTTTCCTCaaaattaattccttcaagCTAAGAAAAGCCTCTAGCAACTAGTCTTGCTTTATGTCTGTCTATGGTTCCATCTGCCTTCAACTTGGTTTTGAACACCCATTTTGAGCCAACTATGTTCATCCCTGCTGTTTTAGGCACCAGTATCC
This portion of the Lycium ferocissimum isolate CSIRO_LF1 chromosome 1, AGI_CSIRO_Lferr_CH_V1, whole genome shotgun sequence genome encodes:
- the LOC132065468 gene encoding uncharacterized mitochondrial protein AtMg00810-like encodes the protein MQEEIEALHNNKTWILVPKTAGMNIVGSKWVFKTKLKADGTIDRHKARLIKQLDVKNAFLHGHLQVLKKALYGLKQAPRAWFDGFSLHLLHLGFICSKADSSLFILHCKRSTILLLLYVDDIIITGSNSEHVSEIIVTLGKEFAMKDLGPLHFFLGIEVKQFSGGIHLSQSKYAAELLHKTDMTLAKAVHTPLAQKHGLQEATGSPVDVSLYRSIVGSLQYLTLTRPDITHAVNLASQFMQSPNSEHLLGVKRILRYVKGTLQHGLRIISQSSCRLYGYSDADWGGCPTTRRSTTGYSIYLGANCISWASKKQSTVARSSVEAEYRALASTAAEMTWITYILHDIGVYIKRVPILYCDNLSALYMTVNPVMHARTKHVEMDYHFVREKVARGQLLTQFVRSKDQLADIHTKALTKQVFLGFKQARSGSSSIH